The Urbifossiella limnaea nucleotide sequence CTTCGACAACCATGTGTTGCGCGCTGGGAGTGCTGGCACCCGTGGGGGTCGCCGGCCTTGGGCTGTGGGCGTGGCGCCGGTCGCGACGGCGAGTGCCGCCTGCGGCGTAACGACGCCCAGATCATCCGCCCAGAGCCGCCCAGTCGATGTGGTCCTTGTCGAGGCTCGTCAGCTCGGCCGGCAGCGCCTCCAGGTACTTCGGCGCCGCCCCGGTGTTGAACACCACCACCGACTCGTCGCGGCCGACCGTTCCGTCCTTCACCAGCCGCTCGAGTACGTCGAAGCAGACCGCCGTCTCCGGGCAGATACCGATCCCCTCGGCCGTGCTCGCCCGCCGCATCCACGGGCCGATGGCGTCCTCGCGGCCGGTCGCCGCCAGGCCGCCGCTGGCGCGGATGGCGTCGAGGATCATGAAGTCGCCGACCGCGACCGGCACCCGCAGCCCGCTCGCCACCGTCTTCGCGTTCGGGAACAGGTCGGCAAAGCGCTCGCCCTTGTCGAACGCGGTGACGATCGGGGCGCACCCCTCGGCCTGCACCGACACGAACCGCGGCAGCTTCGTGTCCTTCGCAATCCAGCCCAGCTCCAGAAGCTCCTGGAACGCCTTCCACATGCCGACGAGCCCGGTGCCGCCGCCGGTGGGGTAGAAGATCACGTCCGGGAGCGTCCAGCCGAGCTGCTCGGCCAGCTCCAGGCCCATCGTCTTCTTCCCCTCGATGCGGTACGGCTCCTTCAGCGTGGACAGGTCGAACCAGCCCATCCGCTCGGCGCCGTCCTTGACGATCTTGCCGCAGTCGTTGATGAGGCCGTTGACGCGGTACGCCTTCGCCCCGTACAGGTGGGCCTCGAACTGGTTCACGACCGGCGTGTCGGCGGGCATGAAGATGTAGCACTCCATCCCGGCGCGGGCGGCGTACGCAGCCGCGGCGCCGCCGGCGTTCCCGGCCGTCGGCAGCGCGACGCGCGTCACCCCGAGCCACTTCGCCATGCTCACGCACGCCGTCTGCCCGCGGCTCTTGAAGCTACCGGTGGGGAGCTGGCTCTCGTCCTTGACCAGCAGCCGGGACAGGCCGAGTTCCTTGCCGAGCCGCGGGCACGGCAGCAGCGGCGTCATCCCCTCGCCGAGCGTGACCGGCTCCACGTCGAGCGGGAGCGGCAGGAGTTCGCGGTAGCGCCACAGCGACGGCGGCCGCCTCGCGATGTCCGCGGGCGTGACCGCGTCGCGGATGCGGTCGAGGTGGTAGCGGACCCAGATGGGCCGGCCGTTGTGCAGGTTGGCGAGCTGGCCGAACGGCAGGACGGTGCCGTCGATGGCGCCTTCGAGGTGGCTGACGTAGTGCATTGCGTCAGGCTACGCCCGGCCGGTCGGCTCGTCACCGCTTGCCGACGGCGGTCACATCCCAGCGGGGGCGGGGGTGCTTCCCAGGTTTGTTTCGAACTTTTTTCATGAATCACTGTTTGGTAGTTCGCCGAAAACTTGGGGGGCGAGCGCGGACAACTTGCCCCACGCCCGGGCCGTTCCGCGCTAGTTTGCCCACCGTCCGCCCAGGTACGGGGGTGGTGCGAGTCCCGAATGCCGCAGGTGGTACATGGCTCTGGAACTGCTGATCGTTGGTGCGGGGCGGGACGGAACGGTTTCGCTCAGCCGGGTGGTCGTGGACTTGTACCGGGAGAACGGCATCGACGGCGCGGTGGCGCACGAGTACGAGGCCGCGCAGTTCTACAACTCGTTCTGCCTGTTCCGGGAGACGAATGACCCGGCCCATCTGGACCGCCTGGAGCGTCTGGTCCGCGAGTGCCCGTACCGGGCGGTCGTCGGCAACGGGTACGCGTCGGTTCTCCCGATGTTCGCCCGGCACTGGCCGGGCCTGAAGGTGGTCCACTTGCGGCGGAAGGACGAGGCGGCGTTCGTCCGCTCCTTCGTCGCCATGCAGCGGATGTTCCCGCAGAACAACGTCTACTACGGGGCCGCCGGCGGTGAGATCCGACGCGTCGCCGCGTTCCACCTCGGGGAGATGACGCGGGCGGAGTGGGACGCCCTACCTCTGGAGGCGAAGTTCTCCTGGTACTATCACTACACCCACCGGGAAATCGCCCGCCACGCGCCGCTGTTCCGGCACCACATGGGGATGTTCACCGAGGATATTTCGTCGGAGGCGGCCCTCGCCCGGCTGGCCCGGTTCGCCTGCGGCGAGGAGGCGAGGGCGGTCGGCGGCCACCGGCTGAACGCGTTCGAATACCTCAAGCTCGACCAGTTCCCGCCGGAGGCGGCCGGGTACGTCCACTGGTTGCTGGGGCGAGTGGACGCGGGCCAGATCGTGCCGGACGCCGCGTACCCCGCGCTGTATTTCACGAACGCCTTCATCACCTGGGTCGGCTACCACGCCACCGGCCAGGCCGACGCCATGGCCCCCGCCCTGCGGATGGACGACACGCGCCTCCGAGACACCCTCGACCGGTTCGTCGCGGCGATGCAGGACCACGTCCGGGTCGCGCAGGCGGTGCGGCACTCCCTCGCGCCTGCTCGGGCGGCGTGAGAAGCCGCACGGGGCGAGCCGCTCACGCCGCCCGGCGGGACGTGGTCGAGAGTGCGGCGTCGATCGCCTCCAGCGTCCGGGCCGTCGCGCCCTGCTGGCGGCGGACCTGCTCGCGGGCCGCGCCTCCCGTCCGCTCGCGCCGCGCGTCGTCGGCCAGCAGTGCCGCCAGCGCCGGCTCCAGCCCGGCGGCGTCGGCGATCATCGTCGCCGCGCCCACTTCCACCAGCCGGCGGGCGGCGTCCTTGAAGTTCCACACGTGCGGGCCGAACACGCACGCCACCCCGTACCCGGCCGGCTCGATCATGCTCTGCCCGCCGCGGCGGCCGTCCAGCGTGCCGCCGACGTAGCCCACGTCGGCCAGCCCCCACGCGGCGCCGAGTTCACCCACCGTGTCCAGCAGCACCACGGCCGGCAGCGCCGCGAGCGGCGCCTGCACCTGGCTGCGGCGCACGAACGGCAGGCCGCTCGCCTCCACCAGCCGGGCCACCTCCTCGAAGCGGTCCGGGTGCCGCGGCACCAGTAGCAGCCGCGCCCGCGGGAAGCGCGCCCGCAGCGCCGCGAACGCGGTGAGGATAAGTTCCTCCTCCGGCGCGTGTGTGCTTCCCGCGAGCAGAACCAACTCGGCCCCGGGCGTGATCCCGAGCAGCCGCGCCAGGGCGCGGGTCGCCGGCGTGTCGCGGTCCTTTAACGCACCGTCGTACTTGATCGAACCCGTGACGGTCAGTTTGTCCGCCGGCACGCCGAGGGCGCGGAGGCGGTCGGCGTACTCGGCCTCCTGCACGGCGAACCGTGTGACGTGCGCCAACAACCGCCGCCGCGCCAGGCCGGCGACGCGGGCCAGCCGGCGGGCGCTGCGCGGGCTCAGCCGGGCGTTCGCCACCACCACCGGGACGCCGCGGCGGGCCGCTTCCGCGAGCGCGTTCGGCCACAGCTCGCTCTCGGCGAGCACCAGCACAGACGGGTTCACGGCGTCGAACGCGGCCGCGGCCGCCCACGTGAAATCGAGCGGCCACGGGATCACCGGCACGTCGGCGAAGCGGCGGCGTGCCTCGGCCAATCCCGTGTCGGTGGTGGACGACACGACGGCCAGCCAGTCCGGGTGACGGGCGCGGAACGCCGGCACGAGCGTGCCGAGGAGGTTGACCTCGCCGACGCTGACGGCGTGGAACCACGCCACCGGCCGGCGGCCGAGGTTGGGCACCGCGGCGGGGCCGGTCAGCTTGGCGAGCAGGTCGCGGCGGTAGCGGCCGGTGCGCACGCACCGCCACACCAGCCACGGCGACAGCACCGCCAGCGCCGCCAGGTACAGCACGTTCAGGAGCATCGGCCGCAACCCTAACCCGGGCCGTCGGTCGCGGTCCAGAGCGGTTCCGCGGCGTCGCTCAAAAGTCGGGCCGAAGGCATTGTGTGTACGGTTCCCCCCCGGGGGGTCGCGGCACGCATTGAGTCAATGCCACAAAAGAGCGTCCCGGTGATTCGCCGCTATTCGTCGTCCTCGTCGGCCAGGTCGATGACCTCGTCGCCGACGGCGGCGGGGCCGGGCGGCGTGCCCGGCATCAGGCCGGTAGCCAAATCCTCCAGCACCGGCTTTGTCAGCGGTGGGAATAGGACGTAGCGGGCACCCAGGTCCATCAGCACGGCCGTCCACGCCGCCCGGTCCGGCTCCGACAGCTTCTCGTCGCTCACCGCCACGACCGCCGCGTCCGGTGCCGCCCGGTGCAACTCGGCCACGAGCGCCACCACGGCCGGGTCGGCGGGCGAGAAGGTCAGGAAGGCCACGGTCGGCCGGCGGTCCCGGGCCAATTCGCGTGCGGCGTTCAACGACTTGGCTTGGCGCACGAGCCAGCCGTTCTCGGCGGCCGCGTCGGCCAGGTGGCGGGCGACCTCGGGGTCGAGCGTGACGAGTTGCGGGCGACGCATTCGCTCAATGACGAATGACGAATGACGAATGACGGATGACGACAGGCGGTATCGTCATCCGTCATTCGTCATTCGTCATTCGTCATTCTCCACGGGTGGCCTCACGGGCGGGTGTTGCGACGTGCCCGACAGGTCGCCGTAGGCGCCCTTCATCGGGATGCGGCAGGTGAACTTGCTCCCCTTGTCGGGGACGCTCTGCACCACGATGTCGCCGCCGTGCTCGCGGAGGATCTTCCGGCTCACCGGCAGCCCCAGCCCGGTGCCGCGGCTCCCCTTCGTGCTCACGAACGGCTTGAAGATCGCGTCCGCCTGGTCCGCCGGGATGCCGGGGCCGTTGTCCATCACGATCACTTTGGCCCACGCCCCGTCCGCGTCCAGC carries:
- a CDS encoding threonine synthase — protein: MHYVSHLEGAIDGTVLPFGQLANLHNGRPIWVRYHLDRIRDAVTPADIARRPPSLWRYRELLPLPLDVEPVTLGEGMTPLLPCPRLGKELGLSRLLVKDESQLPTGSFKSRGQTACVSMAKWLGVTRVALPTAGNAGGAAAAYAARAGMECYIFMPADTPVVNQFEAHLYGAKAYRVNGLINDCGKIVKDGAERMGWFDLSTLKEPYRIEGKKTMGLELAEQLGWTLPDVIFYPTGGGTGLVGMWKAFQELLELGWIAKDTKLPRFVSVQAEGCAPIVTAFDKGERFADLFPNAKTVASGLRVPVAVGDFMILDAIRASGGLAATGREDAIGPWMRRASTAEGIGICPETAVCFDVLERLVKDGTVGRDESVVVFNTGAAPKYLEALPAELTSLDKDHIDWAALGG
- a CDS encoding 3-deoxy-D-manno-octulosonic acid transferase, whose translation is MLLNVLYLAALAVLSPWLVWRCVRTGRYRRDLLAKLTGPAAVPNLGRRPVAWFHAVSVGEVNLLGTLVPAFRARHPDWLAVVSSTTDTGLAEARRRFADVPVIPWPLDFTWAAAAAFDAVNPSVLVLAESELWPNALAEAARRGVPVVVANARLSPRSARRLARVAGLARRRLLAHVTRFAVQEAEYADRLRALGVPADKLTVTGSIKYDGALKDRDTPATRALARLLGITPGAELVLLAGSTHAPEEELILTAFAALRARFPRARLLLVPRHPDRFEEVARLVEASGLPFVRRSQVQAPLAALPAVVLLDTVGELGAAWGLADVGYVGGTLDGRRGGQSMIEPAGYGVACVFGPHVWNFKDAARRLVEVGAATMIADAAGLEPALAALLADDARRERTGGAAREQVRRQQGATARTLEAIDAALSTTSRRAA